ggtctgaccccgcctcggacggtgacgcggtccagggacttctccgggaatccggcccgagcaggcggctcggccggttacccctggggcctcggccaaccatcttccaagggcgccagcccgatccgaggcctcggctggtcaactccggcgtcggtcccgctgacggacaacccggctaggctccggccaaccaggttctcatcttcgagccaactccgcctctgttcgtgctgatatcgctacccctggcctcggctcatcgaagagcagccaaggggtctctttaactaagctagaggagcctcagacaacaaggccgatcgagccgagggactcctacgcctccgggatacggatacctcactcgtcaccttgacacggggtgactcatgcttggtgaagcggttcagataatcaacaggcgagtcttagtgctcgaaaatgaggaaaaaacatggctccgtgccaaaattacatacatgttcaggcctcgacagccgtaataaacaaaaaaccctggcattcagagtgccattacaaacggaactccggttccccctccgcaggtacacacaaccccactccatgggggaaggcctgcggagcaacaaaagactgacgagcggctcgccgccgcccgctctgactacgacgacaatGACCCTCGCTCCGGATGGTCGAGCTGcggcagcgcaggcctcagggtgggcgctgctgcaatcttgccctcgcccacaccgacgctcgaggggcgaggacaagtacgaagaaccggaggcccgaagcgtggatggtggcggtgatcccgtcggtgacggggacttctcgagccgcctctgcctcggcaccgacggcaggggccatcggccccccggcagatccccactcaaatcctcccgggcgggtggggcaccgacctccacgTGAAGGCGCCATCccagtgcaaaggcaggaccaccccagaacacaaaCGCCGCtctagcagcgcgcggcatctagggtggtcctcccgtgtacacggcgcggcagccgccctccgacagaaggggccgccgggagccaagccaacgaacccgacacgctggaggtgacgacgcctgccgtcgaccagccccgcgttgtcgaagtccgggccgcccgcagggccagtgagcgccctcttccTCGAATACCGCGGGAGAGGATAGCCCACGGACCCGCGCGGGAggcagagcgccggctcagctcggcccccaccccagcgaggatgatgaacatccttgaggctgagggtgggaccaagatcgcagcccggcttgctcccccccaccatcaagccggaggtcaccatcctgggtgaccgccggtggaggggtgcggccgggctggctgatgaaaatccttgaagccgaacgatggctgaaaggtaccaactcccatggagttgcgttcctccaacgatgaggcgaaaagacggtggtttcccccatccgggggcatggaaggtggaaagatgcggcgcataagggaggaagaagacacggTCGCCTTACGAAGggagtcaccctccttttaaaggcaactctccctgcttgcgctcccaaccgtcacgggctgagtcttctccaacacacttcaaagccctcccctgtggcacgggggctgggtcccgcatgccatgcagaccggctccgagcagaagaagccaaaccgcctcgTGTGgggcacgcaaccgcccagcggttacaagcgatcctccacctttgcccagaccaacgggcgagagaggcgggcagccatgcaggcggcatgcaaccgcgccaagtggacgcgcttctccgactcccagcgcgcccagcctggaggcccaggcccacgcgtcacgcaaccggcgcgccggatgctgcatgcaagcaactgcaccgccacttgcgccaccaccgcgcctctttggttgcggaaccaataccgcgactcgaggcgaccaggcacaagacccagcagcgccagcctgacgcgacggtcaatgcggccgaaagtgggccggcagtaatgacggtggcagacgcgcgggagcagcgggcacgtcgacaaccaagctcacgtcccatccgggggcagcgagagagctccctctcacggtgtgaagacaacgcgcccgtgatccgttcctcgaatgactcgcgcacgcgcaacggctgccccgccaactactcgccctgttgcattaactccgcggctggacaggtggcatttctggcagcagcaacgggcgacgcttcgccctcGCCGAAATaaccgcaccaaaaaaggtacgccgcgtcgttcggtttcgtatcctttttcccttttttcctctttctctatctcttgcaacagggaccgggaaagggggatcccccgaaagggatccttccccgtgaaggaaccaggctccgagcctccttactgatcaggggttcgaaggctggcccccgaagggttcaacagccgcctcagatcgcgtgggccctacacccactattggtcagaggttcgaaggccggccccccgaagggttccacggccgcctcaggctactcgggctccgtgcccattactgatcaggggttcgaaggctggcccccgaagggttcacagtcgcctcagacgccgagcgagggatgaccaggggtacgttcgatacataaccgaggctcgagctgcgctcccgaggtaccctaggacatttccgagaccagcgggagcgatcttgtaacggaatcccatcagagggaggcatcgagccctcggaccccgtcgccaggggaccgggtccagcagatcacccgcaggtacttttgggcgtgcctctgggcccctagccgacccctaacgaacggggcacggacgtccactcggattacccgcttgcagctcaccggagacaccatgttcggtgcccatcgaagggtaacatggcgcactccccccctcctccttgcggaaaggcgacgtaggggcgtatgtaaaaaagccggttctgtccctgatcgccctctcgctctgtgcagaggctcgagggctgctctcgcaaacccggctccgaccgaaccgttgacagcgtcaacataccagcccgagaacttgggcctcgaccgtacacccgggctacggccagctcgcatgagggaacaaccagaccagccgaagcattacgcaaggcattaagacctcgaaggagtgaaatcactcctccgaggcctcgggggctacacccggcgggtgcgctcgcgcgcacccaccggaaccaaatgcaaccgagaaaggctggcccccttgcaaaaaagtgcgacgaaagcctccaagcgagtgctaacactcccttcgaggctcgggggctactgtcggggaccataattaggggtaccctcaagacgcctaattctcagctggtaacccccatcagcataaagctgcagaggcctgatgggtgcgattaagtcagggatcagtccatacgagcgactcgatcacgcctcgcctgagcctagcctcgggcaagggcagccgaccccgaaggggtttccgtctcgcccaaggccccccttcaacggcggacacatctccggcttgcccgaggccttgccttcgctgaaaagcaaccctgactgaatcgccgcaccgaccggccaagtcgcaggagcatttaacgcaaaggaaaccaggccctgccaaaggcaccaaaggaaactccgctccgcccgacccagggctcggactcgggctaagccccggaagacggcgaactccgctccgcccgacccagggctcggactcgggctaagccccggaagacggcgaactccgctccgcccgacccagggctcggactcgggctaagccccggaagacggcgaactccgctccgcccgaccagggctcggactcgggctaagccccggaagacggcgaactccgctccgcccgaccaagggctcggactcgggctaagccccggaagacggcgaactccgctccgcccgaccaagggctcggactcgggctaagccccggaagacagcgaactccgctccgcccgaccaagggctcggactcgggctaagccccggaagacgacgaactccgcctcgcccgacccaggggctcggactcggcctctgctgacgaactccgcctcgcccgacccaggggctcggactcggcctctgctgacgacctccgcctcgcccgacccaggggctcggactcggcctctgctgacgacctccgcctcgcccgacccaggggctcggactcggcctctgctgacgacctccgcctcgcccgacccaggggctcggactcggcctctgctgacgacctccgcctcgcccgacctaggggctcggactcggcctctgctgacgacctccgcctcgcccgacccaggggctcggactcggcctcggccatggcagacagactcgaccccagcttcggaggagcctccacgtcgcccaacctagggcacaggccagccacgtcgacaggaagcgccatcatcaccctaccccgagccgactcgggtcgcagagaacaagacatgtgtcccatctggctggctccgacagataggcaatgatggcgccccgctagccccgtgacgacggcggctctcagctctcttacggaagcagggcgacgtcaacaaggacacaaccgttccaacagctgtccctccgccaggctccgttgctcctccgacagccacgacatcacgccagcagggtgccaagatctctccggctgccacattggcatgtacctagggcactagctctccccccgctagacacgtagcactccgctacacccccattgtacacctggatccactccttacgcctataaaaggaaggaccagggccctcttagagaaggttggccgcgcggggacgaggacggggacaggcgctctcttggggccgctcgcttccctcacccgcgtggacgcttgtaaccccctactgcaagcgcacccgacctaggcgcgggacgaacacgaaggccgcgggattcccacctctctctcgccggactccggcctcctcgctcctttccccccttcgcgctcgcccacgcgctcgacccatctgggctggggcacgcagcacactcactcgtcggcttagggaccccccggtctcgaaacgccgacaagagtcatcttctttttcatttttgtataacagacaccccttctcttattcaggtctgaagatagtaatatagcagccatTTTTTTCCTAAAGTGTGACATGTCATCCTACAAATAAGAAACAATTATTTTAGCATTATATATGTAACACTGACTGTAGATGTCCATATATGTCGTAGTAGTAATAATATACCTTGGTAAAACTGTCAGACAGTTCATCCCCTGTCCAGTATTcgatatagttcaaaagaaagaggCCACATGAAGAGCTACAATATACATTAATATCAACATAAAGTTTAGTATGAATGAAGAAATTGGTAAAGAAGATTTTAGGACGTACCTATTTGTCTACTTTGCATATCCCATGTCTATTTCTCTGAGCGGCCAAGAAGCAACTTGGAGGTCTGGCCACCTGTGGTCTTTTAACTCCTTACGTTGAGATATCATATCTATTTGTCTTTGTAGTCCTTTAATCTATATATATTGTAAAACAAAATTAGAGATTGGGATAAGTTAATATTGAATTCATAATTGTTTAGTTTGTGCATACTCACAGAGTCAGTGAGGTCTTTGCGATCTTGTGAAGTACCAAGTGAATCGAGCActtgtatctccatatttcttgCATGGATCACGGCAAGATACCAGTGCGTCTCTCGGATGTTTATCGGAATAAACACCTACAAAACAGTTATAAATACTTGCATAAGAATAAAATACATATATACACTAATTGTTCAGATTGCAAACTCATATGTACCATGTCATGGTCTAAGTAAAGTAACACCCTTCGTTCAGCGCTACATATTTGTGTCATGTATTTATTTGGATATAGCTCTTCTGTTTTAATTTCAACATCACCATCTCGCTTCAGGAAATTGAACTGGAAAGCATTTTCTATGTGAACGCGACCTCCAGATCGGCACTTTagatgcttttgagcttttatcaAATTTATGTAACAGTCTATAACCTGCAAGTGTGTAAGTTGTGGTTAAAAATACCAGGATGAGTAAAAAAACTTATACATAACAACGTCGCCAAATATAAAAACTAAGCGTGGATTACCTCGTCACCTAAATATGCGTTCGGCTGAAATAAACACTCCATCCATTTCCTTTCAACAAAGGCATCATCAATAAGCACGACTTCTACCCTTGGTTCACAAGGGATTTCCTTAATAAAATCGATGAGAGCAAGATCACCTTGCGTGCAAATATAGTCTAGGAGCAACCAGTCATGAGATAACACTAAAATTAGTTATAGTCTAGGAGCAACCAGTCATTAAAAAGAAATTGATCCATACAGACTATGAAAATTATAATACCTTCTCGAACTATTGCGGTTGCCACCGAATTTTTTGGCTTGTTATGAGACAAGCCTACAAATAGAGATTCCATTCTCGCGGGACAAAAACCTACATTCATAAGGTATAAAAATATAGGTCAGTGCCCGTGCTTTGCCATGCATTACAAATTGTTAGATGCATAAAAATTAATATTGCTAATTTCGCAAATGATCCAAAACTCAACAATACTTTAAGACAGTTACAATCTGTTATTTCATAGTGTAGAACTGAAACGAGTGCAGAATCACTTGTTTTTTTGTCATACGGACCATTTTCATGCGTGTGAGCACAGCAAACTGCACCTGGGATCTATGAATAATTGATCAACTATGAATAATTGAAAGATTAACATGCGTGTGAGCAGCTCATACGGGGATCTGTGATTTGTCTATGTGATCTGTAAACTGCACCTGGGATCTATGATTTGTCTATGCTGCTCACACGGTGaacctcctcctcgatctcctagcTTGTTCCCTGCTCTCACCTGGGATCTGTAAACTGCACCTGGGACGGGGTCTCGCCGTTGGCTTCATGGGTCCGGTGCGTGCTAGGCTCTCCAGTCACCAGCGTTATCAGCTGAGCTGTCCCCTCTCGCTTTGCTTGGCTTAACACGCATCAGTGATCACCGAGTCGCTGACGCCTTGCCCGAAACCAAATTATTGACCGACAACGCGATGCTCCAAGGGGTGTTGCCTCCACGTGATCGACCTGGACATAGAGGAGATCACATGGTCAAATGGAATAGCAGTGATGCTGTGTGATGTCAGGGATGGGTTTAGGGTAGATGGAGCACGGACAATTTTTGCATCAAACGTTTGTTTGCAGACATATACCTAATTCTCCAAGTATGTGTATAGTATAATCACAGAACTTTCTAGTAATTCATGTTGTAAATAGATCTAGAGTTCTAGATAGGATGCCTTATGGTGGTCTTGGACATGTCCTGGCTGGTTCATAGACCTGTAAATTGTCCAAATCACGCAAGATAAAGCTTTTGGTCATTCCCTTAACCTGTAAACTTGTAATATCCAATTGCTTCTGGCATCATATAGCAGGAAGCCTGGAAGTGTAGAATGACATGCCATTATAATTTCTGTCGCTCCTTTATTCTCAGCTACTACTGTTCAATGATTTCACAAGTTGTTTATGCAGTTCTGGAAAATTATGAGAGCCCATATGCAAATGCTGATAATGATGACGTTGTTGAGGATATACGAATTCAGTGGGTGGATGAAGTGCTCAAAGCCAGAAGCAATTCATGGTGAATTAAGTTATTAGAGCTGTTCATGGTGAATTAAGTTTGACAATGTAAATAAACTGCAAGCATATGGAATATTGCAGCTATGAACTTGTTTTTGCTACCTTACTAAAATATAATGCTTGCATGTTGTTTAAAGATGACTtctctcttttctctctcattaatCTTTACCTTCACACGTCACATTTATGACTAACTATTCACACAACCATACCTATACTCTTACCAGAAGCAGTTTTACCAGCTAGTTTACGAGCTAGTTTATCAGAAGCAGTTTTACCGTACTGCATACTAACTATTCACACAACCAGTCATTCTGAATACCTGTACTCTCTCATTAACTGCATGCTTTTACGAGCTAGTTTATCAGAAGCAGTTTTACCGTACCAAGTTCTGTATCTGTCCTGGTGGTTCACAAGTTAACAGTGTCCATATATCTGACTCAATACACTATGGTTGTGTTCCTGGTTAGTATTTCTACTTACAAACTTTGGTAATGCATCTCATTGTTCTTTCTATTTCCTTTTTATGGGAATAGAGTAATTTAGTTCCTTCCTGATTACATTGTTCTAATACATATTCTTCTATATCCTTTTAGTTATTCTGTCAGACTACTATGATCTGCCTTTCAACGATGCCCTTGACTGGAGAAAGTTTGCGGTTATACTTAGGGAGAGAGATGTGTATCAACTGAAGAATATCTTGAAATCTATATCACAGGAGGAGTTTATTTCATTGCATAAATCTCTAGTTCAGGTTTGTTTATTCTGCATACCTGTACTCTTACTATGTTCTTTGCATTAACTGTTCCTCTAGAAAAAGCTCAGTCTTctatatcactaatggcttcaataaGCCATATGGTCAGGCATATGGGTAAAAGCATGCAGACGGGATATGTAAAAGCATGCAGACGGGATACTTTGGCTGTGTGGTGATAACCAGAGTTTATTTCATTGCATAAATCTCTAGTTCAGGTTTGTTTATTCTGAATACCTGTACTCTTACTATGTTCTTTGCATTAACTGTTCCTCTAGAAAAAGCTCAGTCTTctatatcactaatggcttcaataaGCCATATGGTCAGGCATATGGGTAAAAGCATGCAGACGGGATATGTAAAAGCATGCAGACGGGATACTTTGGCTGTGTGGTGATAACCAGTTTCCTCATTGTCCTCTATATAGTGCTAACATTTCAACTGATCAGAAACTGGTTATGTCAAAGCCTCCAGCTGTGGAGAATGCTGCAGACGGGAGAGCTGAAAGGATGGAGAAGGTCAGAGATGGGGCACCTGATATTGCCAAGAAAGAGGACAAAAAGAGTGATCGGCATGAGAAAAAGGAAATGAAATTGAAAGATAAACACAAAGAGAAGAAATAGGAGAAAGAGGCAAAGGAGAAAAGGGAACATAACCACAAAGAGCATAATAAAACAAGAGAAAACAGTATAAGTTATTCGATAGATAGTGTTAACTTGAAGCCCTCGGACCCTCCTATAGCCCCACCAGTTGATGATGGAAAATCTGTTATGCCTGATGAGAACCTGAAGAAGCGAAAGAACACCGAAACGAATGGTTACTTACAAAGTGAGTTCCtagcttttcttttttttcttttgcacTTAACAGCATGCTAGTCTTGTATGACACCATTATCCGTTTTTATGGTGCTTTATATTATAAGACTTCTGATGCTGTTGTATAGACAACCTTGATATGCGACCTACAAAGTTGCCGAGACCAGCACTCCCCAGCAATCGTGTGGAGAATGGTACAGCATCTCATGTAGCCGCGCCACTCTCTTCTGTGAAGCAGGAAGCCATAAATATTGAAAAGGCTGAAAGGCTCCACAAGGAAGAGAAGGTCAATGGCAACCAACAGGGTCAGCAGCGAGGTCCAGTCGATCCGGTGGCTGCTTATGAGAATGGCACAAGCTCTAGGAAGCCACCTCACCCCGACTGCAAGTATCTTAGCCAGATATACAGCATTCCTGAAGCCCCTCAAATGATGGAATTGCCTGGGCAGGAAGGTGAGGACTGGCTGTTCGACAAAGGCGGCACCCAGCCAAGGAAGCCGGCCAGTTCAGCGCCTGAGTCTGATGGAGTCCCCCAAGTGTGGGCTCAGGCTCTGAAAATTGACCATgctgatggtggtggtggtggctgaGATAAATCTGCTTGTGCTTGATTTGTTCCAAACCAAAGGTGGCACTTGTGGCCCTCCTCATGTTTCCAGTGTGGGTAAAGTTGTCTGAGAACTCCAATTTGTCTGAATGGGAATACTTACATGTATTATTTTCCTAGGACTTTAGCTAAACGCAATATATTTGTATCATGACAGTTATCCATCGTTTCACTGCTAGAGGTTTTAGCTAAACAGTAAATTTTGTGGGTCATAGTAGCTAATGACTGTGAATTTTGCTAGAAATCTTTATGAACATTAATCGTGAAGGTATATCATATTAGCTAACGCAATATACCTAGCGTGATGATTGAGTTATAGTAGCTAATGCATCCAGATAGCGATAGCTATCAAATTAAATAAGTTGGTCGAATTACACTACGAATATGATGGGTATTGGTTAGCCTTGGGTtttgtggtattatatgttcccgttgtaaCGCACGGGCACTTACCTAGTATCTATTGATTAccttattattattgttatttaaTAAGAGCTATGGGTTCTAAATAGTTCTGCAGAAAAACACGATCAGCCATTTCTATTTATAGAATCTCAACTTGCAGCAAACCAATGGTAAACAGCATGAGCcacatatatatacaaatacaaaACGATCATGAAATCAGTTATCATAAAACATAGGATATATACAAAACGATTCTGAAATCAGTTATACACCAAAGGGCATCATGCATTTACATGTATTTAGCATGCAACAGATTGAGTTCCGTTTCAGTCGTATATGGGTCTAGTTTGTTAGGACCTCCTTGTAGACGATGTTCTTGGTATATGTCCCACAATCTACGgtggggtttttctttacaccctTCCTTGACTTTTTCTTCCCATCGACGGCTGGGATGACAAGAATCTTTATGTTCGATCGGGCTGTCGCTCTAGATAGAGCAACATATAGTTGaccatgagagaacactggttcaggcaagtatacaccaacattgggaatagtctgaccctgtgctttgttaaccgtcattgcaaagctaagccgtacaagaaactgctttcttttgaactggaaagggaacatctcttCATCGGAGGGACACAACGGTATACGCGGTAGGAAAATCCGTTTTCCAACATGTTGACCCAGTACAATCTCTGCGTCAATGCTATTTCTTTGGAAGCCACGAACGATCAGCCTGgtgccattgcaaagtccattTGCAGGGTCTATATTCCGGAGCAATATAACAGGACATCCAATCTTGAGCTTCAAAACATGAGGGGACGGCCCATTAGGCGTCAATGTGTTTAGGAACTCAGGTGGGTAGTAGTTATGGGGATCATCCATGGCGCTATCGAAACTATGGTACACCATATGCTCCCCTTGAAAACGATCAATCATCTTAGcatttatcatatccacccagtCGTTACGTGTTGACAGTATCGCCCTTGAAGTGATGTAGGTGGAATCAGACATATTTTCATTGAGATTTGGGAAAGCGAAGTCTATTAGGTTGTCAAGATCGTTGTCACTCCCACTGTAAGGCACACACACATCGTCAGGAAGACGAATGTACGCCGTCACTATTTGTGTCCTCAGTTCCACCGCCTACGCGCAACAAAAACTCCGCAAACCAAGGGTCGTTTTTTGCTCTCATGTTGCTAACAAGCTTTAAGTGGGACATGGACTCCCATAGGTAAGACATTCGTAATGAAGACGCGACCACTTGAGCCCTTGACCCTTTACGAACAACTGGCAAGACCTGTCTGAAATCTCCACCGAAGACAATGGTTTTACCACCAAATGGTAGTGCAGGGCGACCCATTATATCGCGCATGCTATTGTCCAGTGCCTCCACGGCTTGTCTCTTAGTCATAGAAGCCTCGTCCCAGATAATGAGAGATGCTTTCCGTAGCAACTCTGCTGTTCCACTCTGCTTCGTGAAGCTACATACAGCGTCATCGTCAATAGTGagtggtatcttgaagcgtgaatgggcGGTTCTTCCTCCAGGCATTATGGAAGCCGCAACGCCAGATGTAGCTGTTGCCACTGCAATCTTGCCCTGGTTGCGTAGCGTCGCGAGCAACACTCTGTATAGTTAAGTCTTACCGGTGCCACcaggtccatccacaaagaaCAATCCGCCCTGATCGGTGTCAACGGCAGACATAATCTTATCATAGGCGGCACTCTGTTCCTCGTTAAGAGAGTCTTTAAGAGCCACATCTCCCGCTGTCGGTTGGATACTTTCCTCCTCGTAAACCTCCCTACCAGTACCAATAGCATCGTCATACGCGTCGATGATAGGAGGTAGAGGGAATGTATTTATGTCCTTTCCCATTGACTGCAGCATGTTCCTAATGTCAATCAATACCATCTGCACAACATGAGTTTTGTTCTGACTCCTGTGTTGGTAGTCCTCGGACATAGAATCTTTGTGTTTCTGCCAGAGTACAGCCACATCGCTTGGCTCACAGTACACCAGTATTGTGGAAAAAAGCCGTCGCAGCGCCGATGGCATCTGGAAAAGAGCACGTTCAGTGAGACACTCATCTAGTGTGTTGTCCGACTCAAGCAGTCCCCTTCTCTCTGCTGCCTCACGAAAAGTGGGTAGGGTGACACCATCAACTGTCCTTAGATCCACATAGGAGGTGGCACCAGTCACGTGGTTTAGGAGAACACGAAGATAGTAGCGCTCCCCCTCAGCCGGATGAGCAGAGACTATCCTACCGACTTGTCCGCCTGTATCTCGTTTCCTCCGCTGCCATACTTTACCCTTACCACTCTGccaagtgtaccactcagggAAGTCACGATATAGGATGCCACGAGCCTCCTCGTGAAGACTATTCGCCTCAAAATATGCTGTGAGCATCGACCTATCAACACCTGGACGGTTGACGACTCGCTCGACCATTTGCCGCTCGTGAAACGccaccatgtgcatgtttggaagatggagTTGCAGCTGCATCACAGGTGGAGATATCTGGCTAAGCTCAAAGCCGTATATCCTCCACAAGGCTTctggaggagtcacccaccttgcatctctatactgcttgatctcatcaacatcatcgtattccttgctcgcatctctcataacaacagacgcacgatcatggcctttgtatat
This portion of the Zea mays cultivar B73 chromosome 2, Zm-B73-REFERENCE-NAM-5.0, whole genome shotgun sequence genome encodes:
- the LOC103646063 gene encoding uncharacterized protein → MECLFQPNAYLGDEVIDCYINLIKAQKHLKCRSGGRVHIENAFQFNFLKRDGDVEIKTEELYPNKYMTQICSAERRVLLYLDHDMVFIPINIRETHWYLAVIHARNMEIQVLDSLGTSQDRKDLTDSIKGLQRQIDMISQRKELKDHRWPDLQVASWPLREIDMGYAK